The following are from one region of the Mycolicibacterium diernhoferi genome:
- the radA gene encoding DNA repair protein RadA gives MASKVRSQYRCSECNHVMPKWVGRCPECGTWGTVNEVVALTALNGNSTRRAVAPSSPAVPITSIDPGVTRHFPTGVSELDRVLGGGLVPGSVTLLAGDPGVGKSTLLLEVAHRWASSGRRALYLSGEESAGQIRLRAERTGCTHSEMYLAAESDLQTALGHIEQVKPTLVVVDSVQTMSSTEADGVTGGVTQVRAVTTALTSYAKMARASDGVALLLVGHVTKDGAIAGPRSLEHLVDVVLHFEGDRASALRMVRGVKNRFGAADEVGCFLLHDNGIECVADPSGLFLDQRPAPVSGTAITVTLDGKRPLIGEVQALVGQETPSNPRRAVSGIDSARAAMIAAVLEKRTKLRLSQRDIYLSTVGGMKLTDPSSDLAVAMAIASAYIDLPLPATAIAIGEVGLAGDLRRVSGMDRRLAEAARLGFTDAVVPPGVKDVPAGLRLITADNIGMALRALKSIEDNGGRS, from the coding sequence GTGGCTTCGAAAGTACGTTCGCAATATCGCTGTTCCGAGTGCAACCACGTCATGCCCAAATGGGTGGGACGGTGCCCGGAGTGCGGTACCTGGGGCACCGTCAACGAAGTCGTCGCACTCACCGCGCTGAACGGGAACTCGACCAGGCGCGCGGTGGCGCCGTCCTCGCCGGCGGTGCCGATCACCTCCATCGATCCGGGCGTCACCCGGCATTTCCCCACCGGGGTCAGTGAACTGGACCGGGTACTCGGCGGTGGGCTGGTCCCCGGATCGGTGACGCTGCTGGCCGGCGATCCCGGCGTCGGCAAGTCCACCCTGTTGCTCGAGGTGGCCCACCGGTGGGCCAGCAGCGGCCGTCGGGCGCTGTACCTGTCCGGCGAGGAGTCGGCCGGGCAGATCCGGCTGCGCGCCGAGCGCACCGGGTGCACCCACAGCGAGATGTACCTGGCCGCCGAGTCCGATCTGCAGACCGCGCTCGGCCACATCGAACAGGTCAAGCCCACCCTGGTGGTGGTCGACTCCGTGCAGACCATGTCGAGCACCGAGGCCGACGGTGTGACCGGCGGAGTCACGCAGGTGCGGGCGGTCACCACGGCACTGACCTCCTACGCCAAGATGGCCCGCGCCTCCGACGGGGTGGCCCTGCTGCTGGTCGGCCACGTCACCAAGGACGGCGCCATCGCGGGCCCGCGCTCACTGGAGCACCTGGTCGACGTGGTGCTGCACTTCGAGGGCGACCGGGCCTCGGCCCTGCGGATGGTGCGCGGCGTGAAGAACCGCTTCGGCGCGGCCGATGAGGTGGGCTGTTTCCTGCTGCACGACAACGGGATCGAATGTGTGGCCGACCCGTCCGGGCTGTTCCTGGATCAGCGCCCGGCCCCGGTGTCGGGCACGGCCATCACCGTCACCCTGGACGGGAAGCGCCCGTTGATCGGTGAGGTGCAGGCCCTGGTCGGCCAGGAGACCCCGAGCAATCCGCGCCGCGCGGTCAGCGGTATCGACTCCGCGCGCGCCGCGATGATCGCCGCGGTGCTGGAGAAACGCACCAAACTGCGGCTCAGCCAGCGCGACATCTACCTGTCCACGGTCGGCGGGATGAAGCTGACCGACCCGTCCTCGGACCTGGCGGTCGCCATGGCCATCGCGTCGGCCTACATCGATCTGCCGTTGCCGGCCACCGCGATCGCCATCGGCGAGGTCGGACTGGCCGGGGACCTGCGCCGGGTCAGCGGGATGGACCGCCGGCTCGCCGAGGCCGCCCGGCTGGGCTTCACCGACGCGGTCGTGCCGCCCGGGGTCAAGGATGTGCCCGCCGGGCTGCGCCTGATCACGGCCGACAACATCGGCATGGCATTGCGGGCACTCAAGTCGATCGAGGACAATGGCGGCCGATCCTAG
- the disA gene encoding DNA integrity scanning diadenylate cyclase DisA, whose translation MAVKSRANRNVVHLARPTLRETLGRLAPGTDLRDGLERILRGRTGALIVLGYDDSVEAICDGGFSLDVRYAPTKLRELSKMDGAVVLSSDGTRILKANVQLVPDPSIPTDESGTRHRSAERSAVQTGYPVISVSHSMSIVTVYAAGERHVVPDTPTILSRANQTIATLERYKSRLDEVNRQLSTAEIEDFVTLRDVMTVAQRLEMVRRISLEIDADVVELGTDGRQLKLQLEELVGGNDTARELIVRDYHANPDPPSAAQVSATLEELDSLSDNELLDFTALARVFGYPSTLDAQDSAMSSRGYRAMAGIPRLQFAHVDLLVRSFGSLQGVLAASATDLQSVDGIGSMWARHIREGLSQLAESTIADQLA comes from the coding sequence ATGGCGGTGAAGTCCAGAGCCAACCGGAACGTGGTGCATCTGGCCCGCCCCACGCTGCGGGAGACGCTCGGGCGGCTGGCCCCGGGCACCGACCTGCGCGACGGCCTGGAGCGGATCCTGCGCGGCCGTACCGGCGCGCTGATCGTGCTGGGATACGACGACAGTGTCGAGGCGATCTGCGACGGCGGGTTCTCCCTGGACGTGCGGTACGCCCCGACCAAACTCCGTGAGCTGTCCAAGATGGACGGTGCGGTGGTGCTCTCCAGCGACGGCACCCGCATCCTGAAGGCCAACGTGCAGCTGGTGCCGGACCCGTCGATACCGACCGACGAGTCCGGAACCCGGCACCGCTCCGCCGAACGCAGCGCCGTGCAGACCGGGTATCCGGTCATCTCGGTCAGCCACTCCATGAGCATCGTGACCGTGTACGCCGCCGGCGAGCGGCACGTGGTGCCGGACACCCCGACCATCCTGTCCCGGGCCAACCAGACCATCGCGACCCTGGAACGCTACAAATCCCGGCTCGACGAGGTGAACCGGCAGCTCTCCACCGCCGAGATCGAGGACTTCGTCACGCTGCGGGACGTCATGACGGTCGCGCAGCGCCTGGAGATGGTGCGCCGGATCAGCCTGGAGATCGACGCCGACGTCGTGGAGTTGGGTACCGACGGCCGTCAGCTCAAGCTGCAGCTGGAGGAACTGGTCGGCGGTAACGACACCGCGCGCGAGCTGATCGTGCGTGATTACCACGCCAACCCGGATCCACCGAGTGCGGCACAGGTCAGCGCCACGCTGGAGGAGCTGGACTCATTGTCGGACAATGAGCTGCTCGACTTCACCGCGCTGGCAAGGGTTTTCGGCTACCCGTCGACCCTGGACGCGCAGGACTCCGCGATGAGCTCGCGTGGCTACCGGGCGATGGCGGGCATTCCGCGGCTGCAGTTCGCGCACGTGGATCTGCTGGTGCGCTCGTTCGGCTCGCTGCAGGGTGTGCTCGCGGCCAGCGCCACCGACCTGCAGTCGGTGGACGGCATCGGCTCGATGTGGGCACGCCACATCAGGGAGGGCCTGTCCCAGCTGGCCGAGTCGACGATCGCCGACCAGCTGGCCTGA
- a CDS encoding carbonic anhydrase, with the protein MPNSNPIAAWKALKEGNERFVAGKPLHPSQGIEDRARLTEAQKPTAVLFGCGDSRVAAELIFDQGLGDMFVVRTAGHVIDSAVLGSIEYAVAVLNVPLIAILGHDSCGAVKATLAALDEGAIPGGYVRDIVERVMPSILLGRKDGLTRVDEFEARHVAETGSQLLARSTVIAERVEQGTLAIVGLTYHLADGRVALRDHLGDIGDA; encoded by the coding sequence ATGCCCAACTCGAACCCGATCGCTGCGTGGAAGGCACTCAAGGAGGGTAACGAGCGTTTCGTCGCCGGCAAACCGCTGCACCCGAGCCAAGGCATCGAGGACCGGGCCCGCCTCACCGAGGCCCAGAAGCCGACCGCGGTGCTGTTCGGGTGCGGTGACAGCCGTGTCGCCGCCGAACTGATCTTCGATCAGGGCCTGGGCGACATGTTCGTCGTGCGTACCGCCGGGCACGTCATCGATTCTGCGGTGCTCGGCTCCATCGAGTACGCCGTGGCGGTGCTCAACGTCCCGCTGATCGCCATCCTCGGCCACGACAGCTGCGGTGCGGTCAAGGCCACCCTGGCGGCGCTCGACGAGGGAGCGATCCCGGGCGGCTACGTCCGCGACATCGTGGAACGGGTGATGCCGTCCATCCTGCTCGGCCGCAAGGACGGCCTGACCAGGGTCGACGAGTTCGAGGCCCGGCACGTCGCGGAGACCGGTTCGCAGTTGCTGGCCCGCTCGACCGTCATTGCCGAGCGGGTCGAACAAGGCACCCTGGCGATCGTCGGCCTGACCTACCACCTGGCCGACGGCCGGGTGGCGCTGCGCGACCACCTCGGCGATATCGGCGATGCCTGA
- a CDS encoding A/G-specific adenine glycosylase gives MADIVPQASGIDAGELLGWFDHAERDLPWRRPEVTPWQILVSEFMLQQTPVNRVEPIWLDWVARWPTPSSTAAAGPADVLRAWGKLGYPRRAKRLHECAVVIATEHSDEVPREVETLLTLPGVGAYTARAIACFAYRQRVPVVDTNVRRVVSRVVHGSAENPARAGDLDEVAALLPDDQAAPRFSAALMELGAIVCTARKPRCGLCPLTECRWRSAGYPESSTPARRVQRYAGTDRQARGRLLDVLRASPAPVTRAQLDVAWLSDAAQRDRALDSLLVDGLVEQTANGLFALVGEGD, from the coding sequence ATAGCCGACATTGTGCCTCAGGCGTCGGGAATAGACGCGGGCGAGTTGCTGGGATGGTTCGATCACGCCGAGCGGGATCTGCCGTGGCGCCGGCCCGAGGTGACCCCCTGGCAGATCCTGGTCAGCGAGTTCATGCTGCAACAGACGCCGGTGAACCGGGTGGAGCCGATCTGGCTGGACTGGGTCGCACGCTGGCCGACGCCGTCGTCGACCGCGGCGGCCGGCCCCGCAGATGTCCTGCGGGCATGGGGCAAACTCGGTTACCCGCGGCGCGCGAAGCGGCTGCACGAGTGCGCGGTCGTCATCGCCACCGAGCACAGCGATGAGGTGCCCCGCGAGGTGGAGACGCTGCTGACCCTGCCCGGCGTCGGCGCCTATACGGCGCGGGCCATCGCCTGTTTCGCCTACCGGCAGCGGGTGCCCGTGGTGGACACCAACGTCCGGCGGGTGGTGTCACGCGTCGTACACGGCAGCGCGGAGAATCCGGCGCGGGCCGGGGATCTGGACGAGGTGGCCGCGCTGCTGCCCGACGATCAGGCGGCACCCCGGTTCTCGGCGGCCCTGATGGAGCTCGGGGCCATCGTCTGCACGGCCCGCAAACCGCGCTGCGGGTTGTGCCCGCTGACCGAGTGCCGCTGGCGCAGCGCCGGGTACCCGGAGTCCTCGACGCCGGCCCGCCGGGTGCAGCGCTACGCGGGCACCGACCGCCAGGCCCGGGGGCGGCTGCTCGATGTACTGCGCGCCAGCCCTGCCCCGGTCACCCGGGCCCAACTGGATGTCGCCTGGCTCTCCGACGCCGCGCAGCGGGACCGGGCACTGGATTCCCTTCTGGTCGACGGTCTGGTGGAACAGACGGCCAACGGACTGTTCGCGTTGGTGGGCGAGGGCGACTGA
- a CDS encoding GlxA family transcriptional regulator encodes MAIKSVSVLVLDGLAIFEFGVICEVFGIDRSADGVPNFDFKVCGPEAGRPVRTAVGATLTPDHGLDALIGADLVAIPAIGGADYLPEALAAVRKAVEAGSTVLTVCSGAFLAGAAGLLDGRPCTTHWMHADQLAAAYPTARVDRNVLFVDDGNLITSAGTAAGIDACLHLVRRELGAEVTNKIARRMVVPPQRDGGQRQYIDQPIPVRYSEGFAPQLDWILANLDKPHTVASLAARASMSARTFARRFVEETGRTPMQWVTDQRVLYARRLLEETDLDIDRVADRCGFGTATLLRHHFRRIIGVTPSDYRRRFSCDALCEETA; translated from the coding sequence ATGGCGATCAAGAGCGTATCGGTGCTGGTGCTGGACGGTCTAGCGATTTTCGAGTTCGGCGTGATCTGCGAGGTCTTCGGTATCGACCGGTCCGCCGACGGCGTGCCCAACTTCGACTTCAAGGTGTGTGGACCCGAGGCCGGGCGGCCGGTACGTACCGCGGTGGGCGCCACGCTGACCCCCGACCATGGTCTGGACGCCCTGATCGGTGCCGACCTGGTTGCCATCCCCGCAATCGGCGGCGCGGACTACCTGCCCGAGGCGCTCGCCGCGGTCCGCAAGGCCGTGGAAGCCGGTTCCACCGTGCTGACGGTCTGCTCCGGGGCCTTCCTGGCCGGGGCCGCGGGACTGCTCGACGGCCGGCCGTGCACCACGCACTGGATGCACGCCGATCAGCTGGCCGCCGCGTATCCGACGGCGAGAGTGGACCGCAACGTGCTGTTCGTCGACGACGGCAACCTGATCACCAGCGCGGGCACCGCCGCCGGGATCGATGCCTGCCTGCACCTGGTGCGTCGCGAACTCGGCGCCGAGGTCACCAACAAGATCGCCCGGCGGATGGTGGTCCCCCCGCAGCGCGACGGCGGGCAGCGTCAGTACATCGACCAGCCGATCCCGGTGCGTTACTCGGAAGGATTTGCGCCCCAATTGGATTGGATCCTGGCCAACCTGGACAAACCGCACACGGTGGCCAGCCTGGCCGCGCGGGCCAGCATGTCGGCGCGCACCTTCGCCCGTCGCTTCGTCGAGGAGACCGGGCGCACCCCGATGCAGTGGGTGACCGACCAGCGGGTGCTCTACGCGCGGCGGCTGCTCGAAGAAACCGACCTGGACATCGACCGGGTGGCCGATCGCTGCGGGTTCGGTACCGCGACGCTGCTGCGGCACCACTTCCGCCGGATCATCGGCGTGACTCCCTCGGATTACCGCCGCCGGTTCTCCTGCGATGCGCTGTGCGAAGAGACCGCGTGA
- a CDS encoding alpha/beta fold hydrolase: MRTDLLIHRGGTADSDNAPLVLVHGLMGRGSTWSRQLPWLAEFGPVYTYDAPWHRGREVVDPHPISTERFVGDLADAVAALGRPVTLIGHSMGGLHSWCLAASRPELVSGVVVEDMAPDFRGRTTGPWEPWLHALPVEFGSVEQVYQEFGPVAGQYFLEAFDRTETGWRLHGHRARWIEIAAEWGTRDYWQQWEQVRAPVLLLEAGGTVAPPGQMRRMHETGCATTYLQVPGAGHLIHDDAPEVYREAVEGFLAALTGSA; encoded by the coding sequence ATGCGGACCGATCTTCTGATTCATCGCGGTGGCACGGCCGACTCGGACAACGCACCGCTGGTCCTGGTGCACGGGCTGATGGGGCGCGGCAGCACCTGGTCCCGGCAGCTGCCCTGGCTGGCCGAATTCGGGCCGGTCTACACCTACGACGCGCCATGGCACCGGGGCCGCGAGGTCGTCGACCCGCACCCGATCAGTACCGAGCGTTTCGTGGGGGACCTGGCGGATGCGGTCGCCGCGCTGGGGCGCCCGGTGACGCTGATCGGCCACTCGATGGGCGGTCTGCACTCGTGGTGCCTGGCGGCGTCCCGGCCGGAGCTGGTGAGCGGGGTGGTGGTGGAGGACATGGCCCCCGATTTCCGGGGCCGCACCACCGGGCCCTGGGAGCCGTGGCTGCATGCGCTGCCGGTCGAGTTCGGCTCGGTCGAACAGGTGTACCAGGAGTTCGGGCCGGTGGCCGGTCAGTACTTCCTGGAGGCCTTCGACCGGACCGAGACCGGCTGGCGGCTACACGGGCATAGGGCCCGCTGGATCGAGATCGCCGCCGAGTGGGGCACCCGGGACTACTGGCAGCAGTGGGAGCAGGTCCGCGCCCCGGTGCTGCTGCTGGAGGCCGGCGGCACCGTGGCGCCGCCGGGACAGATGCGGCGGATGCACGAGACCGGTTGTGCCACGACCTATCTGCAGGTGCCGGGCGCGGGCCATCTGATTCACGACGACGCTCCGGAGGTCTACCGCGAGGCCGTCGAGGGGTTCTTAGCGGCGCTCACCGGAAGCGCTTGA
- the mhuD gene encoding mycobilin-forming heme oxygenase MhuD — translation MPVVKINAIEVPADAGPELEKRFANRAHAVDSQPGFLGFQLLRPVKGETRYFVVTQWESDEAFQAWAQGPAVEAHAGQQHKPVATGASLLEFEVVLDVAGTGK, via the coding sequence ATGCCCGTCGTGAAGATCAATGCCATCGAGGTGCCCGCCGACGCAGGCCCGGAGCTGGAGAAGCGGTTCGCCAACCGCGCCCACGCCGTCGACAGCCAGCCCGGCTTCCTCGGCTTCCAGCTGCTGCGCCCCGTCAAGGGCGAGACCCGGTACTTCGTGGTCACCCAGTGGGAGTCCGACGAAGCGTTCCAGGCGTGGGCCCAGGGGCCTGCGGTTGAGGCGCACGCCGGTCAGCAGCACAAGCCTGTCGCCACCGGCGCCTCGCTGCTGGAGTTCGAGGTTGTGTTGGACGTTGCGGGGACTGGCAAGTAG
- a CDS encoding serine hydrolase codes for MRGLASSSSRPVLAVAALATSVAILVSGCAHTGPPVAEAAYGMHIDTNTPQGLRAKQLLDMVNSDWPIGVVPVATLAVPQQVEWVAGAMDRLWADRPITVTAMSLGAGQATLRVRNSYSVEQTIKLRTGDTGLVDRFEVAIEQPKIRQWSDVDSEITRTGADYAYQVSKVADGACVPVAGTDVDQSMPLASIFKLYVLLALAEAVNEGTVGWDEQLVITKEDKDVGSAGFNELEPGAKVSVRDAAQQMISASDNMATDMLMARLGPGAIERALVTAGHHDPASMTPFPTAHELFSIGWGKPDVREEWKTASREHRAEMLAHTRTVPYQPDPMLTREPASPYGIEWYGTPMDICRVHAALQAAATGPAAPVRDILSATPGIELDESKWSYVGAKGGNLPGDLTFSWYAEDHTGQGWVVSYQLNWPEYRSLTAASWLLSVATQSFDLIS; via the coding sequence TTGCGGGGACTGGCAAGTAGCTCGTCGCGTCCCGTACTCGCCGTAGCGGCGCTCGCCACCTCGGTCGCAATCCTGGTTTCCGGCTGCGCCCACACCGGGCCGCCCGTGGCCGAGGCGGCGTACGGCATGCACATCGACACCAACACCCCCCAGGGCCTGCGCGCCAAGCAGCTGCTCGACATGGTCAACTCCGATTGGCCGATCGGCGTGGTGCCGGTCGCGACACTGGCCGTGCCGCAGCAGGTCGAGTGGGTCGCCGGCGCCATGGACCGGCTGTGGGCCGACCGCCCCATCACCGTCACCGCCATGTCACTGGGCGCCGGACAGGCCACGCTGCGCGTCCGCAACTCCTACAGCGTCGAACAGACCATCAAGTTGCGCACCGGTGACACAGGCCTGGTCGACCGCTTCGAGGTCGCGATCGAGCAACCCAAGATCCGGCAGTGGTCCGATGTGGACTCGGAGATCACCCGCACCGGCGCCGACTACGCCTATCAGGTTTCCAAGGTCGCCGACGGCGCGTGCGTGCCGGTGGCCGGCACCGACGTCGACCAGTCCATGCCGCTGGCCTCGATCTTCAAGCTGTACGTGCTGCTCGCGCTGGCCGAGGCCGTCAACGAGGGCACCGTCGGGTGGGACGAGCAACTGGTCATCACCAAGGAGGACAAGGACGTCGGGTCGGCGGGCTTCAACGAGCTCGAGCCCGGCGCCAAGGTATCGGTGAGAGATGCTGCGCAGCAGATGATCTCGGCGAGCGACAATATGGCCACCGATATGTTGATGGCGCGCCTGGGGCCCGGTGCGATCGAGCGGGCACTGGTCACGGCCGGCCATCACGACCCGGCGTCGATGACACCCTTCCCCACCGCGCACGAACTGTTCTCCATCGGCTGGGGCAAACCCGACGTCCGCGAGGAATGGAAGACCGCGTCGCGCGAACACCGGGCCGAGATGCTAGCACACACCAGAACCGTTCCCTACCAACCGGATCCGATGCTCACCCGGGAACCGGCCTCGCCGTACGGGATCGAGTGGTACGGCACCCCGATGGACATCTGCCGCGTGCACGCCGCGCTGCAGGCCGCGGCGACCGGACCGGCCGCTCCGGTACGTGACATCCTGTCGGCCACACCCGGCATCGAACTCGACGAGTCCAAGTGGAGTTACGTCGGCGCCAAGGGCGGAAACCTGCCCGGTGACCTGACTTTCAGTTGGTACGCCGAGGACCACACCGGCCAGGGCTGGGTGGTCAGCTATCAGCTCAACTGGCCCGAATATCGCAGCCTGACCGCGGCGTCGTGGCTGCTGTCGGTCGCCACCCAGTCGTTCGACCTCATCTCCTAG
- a CDS encoding YidH family protein, translated as MGASRSTDDGEPDYRFTLANERTFLAWIRTALALIAGGIAVVQFAPSFGIPGVRHGLSVALTAGGGVLAALAVRRWQRVQEAMRRDEELPPTHIPVLLGGSIFVVTLVVLLVLVIWPPAGQ; from the coding sequence GTGGGCGCTTCCCGATCCACCGACGACGGAGAGCCGGACTACCGCTTCACGCTGGCCAACGAGCGGACCTTCCTGGCGTGGATCCGCACGGCGCTGGCGTTGATCGCCGGTGGTATCGCCGTCGTGCAGTTCGCCCCGTCCTTCGGGATTCCCGGCGTGCGGCACGGGCTCAGCGTGGCGCTGACCGCCGGCGGCGGTGTGCTGGCCGCGCTGGCCGTGCGGCGCTGGCAGCGCGTGCAGGAGGCCATGCGCCGCGACGAGGAGCTACCCCCCACCCATATCCCGGTCCTGCTCGGCGGCTCGATCTTCGTCGTGACGCTGGTCGTGCTCCTGGTGCTGGTGATCTGGCCGCCGGCCGGACAGTGA
- a CDS encoding DUF202 domain-containing protein, with amino-acid sequence MARRDPTKPGLPIERTLLSWERSSFGFLVGGTLVLLRQHGPLGPGRILLAFTAALLAMLVLALGYRRSRAIRDSPVVAGRMVTAAPRAEVLLIGGATMVFAAAVLGVLLFAI; translated from the coding sequence ATGGCCCGCCGCGACCCCACCAAGCCGGGCCTGCCCATCGAACGCACCCTGTTGTCCTGGGAGCGGAGCTCGTTCGGGTTCCTGGTCGGCGGAACGCTGGTGCTGCTGCGCCAGCACGGGCCGCTGGGACCCGGCCGGATCCTGCTCGCCTTCACCGCCGCACTGCTCGCCATGCTCGTCCTCGCGCTGGGCTACCGGCGGTCGCGCGCGATCAGGGACAGTCCGGTCGTCGCCGGCCGGATGGTCACCGCCGCACCGCGCGCGGAGGTGCTGCTGATCGGCGGCGCCACCATGGTTTTCGCCGCCGCGGTCCTCGGCGTGCTGTTGTTCGCGATCTAA
- a CDS encoding DUF302 domain-containing protein yields MSYALSTTLHTTFEDAVERTRKALADQGFGVLTEIDMKATLKAKLGADMEDYLILGACNPPLAHRAVNADRQIGLLLPCNVAVRADPSAGGDTVIVDAMDPQIMVQVSDQPGLREVADEAAAKLRAAIDALASAEGR; encoded by the coding sequence ATGAGTTACGCACTGTCGACCACGCTGCACACGACCTTCGAGGACGCGGTGGAGCGCACCAGGAAGGCGTTGGCGGATCAGGGTTTCGGTGTGCTCACCGAGATCGACATGAAGGCCACCCTGAAGGCGAAGCTGGGCGCGGACATGGAGGACTACCTGATCCTCGGGGCGTGTAATCCGCCGCTGGCCCATCGCGCGGTCAACGCCGACCGCCAGATCGGATTGCTGTTGCCCTGCAACGTCGCCGTCCGCGCCGATCCCTCGGCCGGCGGTGACACGGTCATCGTCGATGCGATGGACCCGCAGATCATGGTCCAGGTGTCCGACCAGCCCGGCCTGCGTGAGGTCGCCGACGAGGCCGCCGCCAAGCTGCGCGCCGCGATCGACGCGCTGGCCTCCGCCGAGGGCCGATAG
- a CDS encoding metal-sensitive transcriptional regulator, with translation MVGDEDAIAAVLNRLRRAQGQLAGVISMIEQGRDCKDVVTQLAAVSRALDKAGFKIVATGLRECLTGEAADGQRPMSEAELEKLFLALA, from the coding sequence ATGGTTGGTGACGAAGACGCGATCGCTGCGGTGCTCAACAGGCTGCGCCGGGCGCAGGGTCAGCTGGCCGGGGTGATCTCGATGATCGAACAGGGCCGTGACTGCAAGGACGTCGTGACGCAGCTGGCTGCGGTGTCCCGGGCGCTGGACAAGGCCGGTTTCAAGATTGTCGCCACCGGTTTGCGGGAATGCCTCACCGGAGAAGCCGCCGATGGCCAACGGCCGATGTCCGAGGCCGAGTTGGAGAAGCTGTTCCTGGCCTTGGCTTGA
- a CDS encoding sulfite exporter TauE/SafE family protein has protein sequence MIVLTVGLAVFVGIALGLLGGGGSILTVPLLAYVAGMDAKQAIATSLLVVGVTSLVGAISHARAGRVQWRTGLIFGAAGMAGAYAGGLLARFIPGTVLLIGFAVMMIATAVAMLRGRKNVQAAEGPHRLPVPKIIAEGLVVGLVTGLVGAGGGFLVVPALALLGGLPMPVAVGTSLIVIAMKSFAGLAGYLSSVQINWTVALAVTAAAVVGSLIGARLTAKVDPDSLRKGFGWFVLAMSSVILAQEIHLAVGIAAAALTAVAAFMTLACARYAHCPLRRIPGTGAGRGAPA, from the coding sequence GTGATCGTCCTCACCGTCGGCCTAGCGGTGTTCGTCGGCATCGCGCTCGGGCTGCTCGGCGGCGGTGGGTCGATCCTGACCGTGCCGCTGCTGGCCTACGTGGCCGGCATGGATGCCAAGCAGGCCATCGCCACCTCGTTGCTGGTCGTCGGTGTCACCAGCCTGGTCGGCGCGATCTCGCATGCCCGCGCCGGTCGGGTGCAGTGGCGCACCGGCCTGATCTTCGGCGCGGCCGGCATGGCCGGCGCCTATGCCGGTGGGCTGCTTGCCCGGTTCATCCCCGGCACCGTCCTGCTCATCGGCTTCGCGGTGATGATGATCGCCACCGCGGTGGCCATGCTGCGCGGGCGGAAGAACGTCCAGGCCGCCGAGGGCCCTCATCGCCTGCCCGTTCCCAAGATCATCGCCGAGGGCCTGGTGGTCGGGTTGGTCACCGGCCTGGTGGGCGCCGGCGGCGGATTCCTGGTGGTTCCGGCGCTCGCTCTGCTGGGTGGACTGCCAATGCCGGTCGCGGTCGGGACGTCGCTGATCGTGATCGCGATGAAATCCTTCGCCGGCCTGGCCGGCTACCTGTCCAGCGTCCAGATCAACTGGACCGTGGCTCTCGCGGTGACCGCGGCGGCCGTGGTCGGCAGCCTCATCGGAGCCCGGCTGACGGCCAAGGTCGACCCCGACTCGCTGCGGAAGGGCTTCGGCTGGTTCGTCCTTGCGATGTCCTCGGTCATCCTGGCCCAGGAGATCCACCTCGCCGTCGGTATCGCCGCGGCGGCCCTGACGGCGGTCGCCGCGTTCATGACGCTGGCCTGCGCCCGGTACGCGCACTGCCCGCTGCGCCGGATCCCCGGCACCGGAGCCGGGCGGGGAGCGCCGGCGTGA